The stretch of DNA CTCCCATGACAATTCCTACCTGTCGATCCGTACCCCCTACGTGCTGGACGTAGAGAGGCAGCGTCGGCAGCAGAGAACCCATGCAAGTCCAAAACAATAAGCCAGAAGCGAATAATATCAGTAAATTACGTCGCTCTGGCGGTTCAAGAGTCCAAAAAACTTTCACAGGTTAATTAGTAATTGATAATTCTTCATTGCCACTAGCCTCATTCTCAGATTTGGGACTGGTAATGCTATTAGCAACAAACAAAACTTCTACTGTTAACTATTTTTAACGATCGGCTCCACAACTTCCCTCACCCGATAGATTGGTCTTCCTTGAGATTCGTGATAAGTTCGCATTAACAGCTCTGCCAGCAACCCAAAACTAAACAGCTGGATACCAGTCAACAAAAGCAATACTGTCAAAATCAGTAATGGGCGATTGCCGATCGTCACTCCCAATCCCAGTTTCAGGAAAGTGAGATAGCCCCCCAGCACTACTCCCAAAAACATAGAAAGCAAACCCAACAATCCAAAAACGTGCATCGGTCGTGTGAGGAACTTTTTCATAAACCAGATGGTTAACAAATCCATCAACACTCGGAATGTCCGCCCCAAACCGTACTTACTGCGCCCGTAGCGCCGGGAGTGGTGTCCCACCGCCATTTCTGTAATTCTCGCCCCTTCGATGTAAGCTAAAGCAGGCAAAAAGCGATGTAATTCGCCGTAAAGATTCAAATCTGCCACTAATTCCGCTCGATAAGCTTTGAGAGAACAGCCGTAATCGTGCAACTGCACACCCGTAACTCGCCCAATTA from Aerosakkonema funiforme FACHB-1375 encodes:
- a CDS encoding glycosyltransferase family 2 protein, whose protein sequence is MNTSLFSATAGTRNGFSAIDTPDVSAIVPICDEVESLPHLIEAIATTLTSCQLSYEIICVDDGSKDGSAEFLKQQALLRSDLKAVLLRRNYGQTAAMAAGFNYARGKAIVTLDADLQNDPADIPVLLAKLAEGYDMVSGWRKHRKDDTLTRLLPSKIANWLIGRVTGVQLHDYGCSLKAYRAELVADLNLYGELHRFLPALAYIEGARITEMAVGHHSRRYGRSKYGLGRTFRVLMDLLTIWFMKKFLTRPMHVFGLLGLLSMFLGVVLGGYLTFLKLGLGVTIGNRPLLILTVLLLLTGIQLFSFGLLAELLMRTYHESQGRPIYRVREVVEPIVKNS